The segment GTGGGCGATCTTCAGCAGCGACTGGGTGCGTTTGCGGGCGCTGACGATGAAGAGGATCTGGACCTCGTGCTCGCGCCCCTCGCCGCGCACGGTGGTGACGCCAAAACCTTCGGCACGCAGGCGGTCGCGCAGTGTCCCGGGGTGGGACTTGCTGATCACGCGCACCATCACCTGCCCGGCGGCGATCCACTGCTCGATTGAGATGCCAACCAGAATGCCGCACGCGTAACCGGCCGCGTAGCCGATCATCTTCGGGCCGCTCAGGTCCTTCATCACGTGCGAGATCGCCAGGATGAAGATCGACGCCTCCACCAATCCCAGCGCCGCCGCCGTCCACTTCGAGCCGCGCATCACGAACAGCACCCGCAGCGTGCCGATGGAAACGTCGATCACGCGAAGGCAGAAGATGAACAGCGCCGCCAGGAAGATCGCCATGCGGGCAGATCATACAGACTGGCCATGTCAGG is part of the Tepidisphaeraceae bacterium genome and harbors:
- a CDS encoding DUF5698 domain-containing protein — encoded protein: MAIFLAALFIFCLRVIDVSIGTLRVLFVMRGSKWTAAALGLVEASIFILAISHVMKDLSGPKMIGYAAGYACGILVGISIEQWIAAGQVMVRVISKSHPGTLRDRLRAEGFGVTTVRGEGREHEVQILFIVSARKRTQSLLKIAHEVDPQAFVTIDSISMAIGGYMRQGAMSSAMSVKK